The following coding sequences lie in one Ornithodoros turicata isolate Travis unplaced genomic scaffold, ASM3712646v1 ctg00001258.1, whole genome shotgun sequence genomic window:
- the LOC135376729 gene encoding uncharacterized protein LOC135376729, with protein MGILPETGITDTSAVMENFSKTVKKTEDRYEEALPWKIDPAVVLNDNYDVAVTRLKKLVARLRRTDAVIREDRATTKVRVVFDASSHAPDSISLNQCLDKGINLLPDILQLLLRFRSYKVALTADIEKAFLQVLIREEDRDVFRYIWFQHQPDQEASHNDLDGGQVLRMTRVPFAATSSPFLLSATIQHHLATITGDQETTARKLSRSFYVDDLVTGADSEEEAEKLYREALEIMNTAGMNLRKWTTSNDRLQALFDGRESPVPETKEKQQLLSPQKILGVSWDTEQDKLQVTMKSLFTFLLETADTKRYVLQAASRIFDPLGILSPFTIRVKKLFQQLWIHGVKWDDKLPEEALTEWKSWFAELLTLRLVKVCRYFGPLDSTTGRHLILYAFSDASMYAYGAVVYVKVAGQATTHSNIHLLVSKTRVSPLKSKLTLPRLELMGALVAARLVHYVRTALYDCTVDSHFWTDSTIALGWIRQDPSRWSTFVANRVAEIRSLTDPDLWRHCTGDSNPADLLTRGVSAQRLVAEELWWHGPPWLKSDPSEWPIDASSGQDIEDEVRKTPPKGQTSVQLLTKSAEDIIDLPKYSSLDKLLDVTSYILRFVNNVKNPKQRIAGALSSSEIQVAKLKWIRRVQGEVFQIKIENGHTTSPMLKDLQFFIDDEGILRAKGRLQHINDEERIKHPIILPSDHHFTTPVVMKAHDRVLHGGVLSTLAELRGLLPEEVSSLICSDNARSFKRAEKELRGLWQSTRTSEVSRYLGHHNITWRYIVPGAPWWGGWWERLVRTVKSSLRKVLGKACLEIEALETLVTEVESVVNSRPITFIDNDPEESEVLSPSHFLVGKRAIALPSPSEDPNTSRYTPSKDALTRKIMHREAMMQHFWERWKRHYLLQLRAAHHFKSSESKRLKTGDIVLLESKLPRNMWDTGRIVRTYPGQDGCVRSCLVKHQSGKMTKTAVQRLYYLEI; from the exons ATGGGTATTCTACCAGAAACCGGCATTACCGACACCTCGGCGGTAATGGAGAACTTTTCTAAAACGGTAAAGAAGACCGAGGACAGATATGAAGAGGCTCTACCATGGAAGATTGATCCTGCAGTTGTGTTGAATGACAACTACGACGTCGCTGTCACCCGCCTTAAAAAGCTTGTAGCACGGCTTAGGAGAACGGATG CCGTGATACGAGAAGACCGAGCGACAACTAAAGTACGCGTCGTCTTCGACGCCTCTTCTCATGCGCCAGACAGCATATCCCTAAATCAGTGCCTGGATAAGGGTATCAATTTGCTTCCCGATATTTTGCAGCTACTTCTACGATTCAGGAGTTACAAGGTTGCCCTTACCGCTGATATAGAAAAGGCGTTTCTCCAGGTTTTGATTCGGGAAGAGGACCGAGACGTTTTTCGATATATTTGGTTTCAACATCAACCTGACCAGGAGGCTTCTCATAATGATCTGGATGGGGGACAGGTTCTGCGTATGACGAGAGTTCCGTTTGCAGCGACCTCGAGTCCCTTCCTACTATCAGCTACCATCCAGCACCATCTTGCTACCATTACCGGCGACCAAGAAACAACAGCAAGAAAACTGAGCCGTTCGTTTTACGTTGACGATTTGGTTACTGGCGCAGACTCAGAGGAAGAGGCCGAAAAGCTCTACCGTGAAGCTCTAGAAATCATGAACACAGCGGGAATGAACCTTCGAAAGTGGACAACCAGTAACGATCGACTACAAGCTTTATTTGATGGACGTGAAAGTCCCGTACCCGAAACCAAGGAAAAGCAGCAGTTGTTAAGCCCGCAGAAGATACTGGGAGTGTCATGGGACACAGAGCAGGATAAACTGCAGGTGACGATGAAATCCCTATTCACGTTTCTTTTGGAAACTGCGGATACGAAGCGTTACGTGTTACAAGCCGCTTCGAGAATTTTCGATCCACTTGGAATACTAAGTCCGTTCACCATTCGAGTGAAGAAACTGTTCCAACAACTTTGGATTCATGGAGTAAAGTGGGATGACAAGCTTCCGGAAGAGGCCTTAACCGAGTGGAAGTCTTGGTTCGCAGAGCTTCTAACTTTGCGTCTAGTTAAAGTGTGTCGATACTTCGGACCACTGGATTCCACTACAGGCAGGCATCTAATCCTATATGCCTTTTCCGATGCTAGCATGTATGCTTACGGAGCAGTAGTATACGTCAAGGTGGCAGGTCAAGCAACAACTCACTCGAACATTCATCTTTTAGTCTCAAAAACAAGGGTGTCTCCACTTAAGTCTAAGCTAACTCTTCCAAGATTGGAACTAATGGGAGCTCTTGTCGCTGCAAGGCTAGTACACTATGTCAGAACAGCCCTATATGACTGTACAGTGGACAGCCACTTCTGGACAGACTCGACCATAGCTCTTGGATGGATTCGGCAGGACCCATCTCGGTGGAGCACATTCGTAGCAAACAGGGTTGCTGAAATTCGATCTCTAACCGACCCTGACTTGTGGAGACACTGCACCGGAGACTCTAACCCAGCAGACTTACTGACCAGAGGTGTTTCAGCGCAACGTCTAGTGGCGGAAGAATTGTGGTGGCATGGTCCGCCGTGGCTTAAAAGCGACCCTTCTGAATGGCCAATTGATGCTTCAAGCGGGCAAGACATCGAAGACGAGGTCCGAAAAACTCCACCAAAAGGTCAAACAAGTGTCCAGTTGCTTACAAAATCAGCGGAAGACATCATTGATCTTCCGAAGTACAGTTCGTTGGACAAGCTTTTGGATGTGACGTCATATATCCTACGGTTTGTCAACAATGTTAAGAACCCAAAACAGAGGATCGCTGGAGCGCTCTCCTCCAGTGAGATACAGGTTGCGAAGTTAAAATGGATACGTAGAGTGCAAGGAGAAGTTTTTCAGATCAAAATCGAAAATGGGCACACTACATCCccgatgctgaaagatcttcaGTTTTTCATCGACGATGAAGGAATTCTCCGAGCGAAAGGTCGTCTTCAGCATATAAATGACGAAGAGCGTATCAAGCATCCCATCATCTTACCCAGCGATCATCATTTCACAACGCCCGTAGTAATGAAAGCTCATGACAGGGTTTTACATGGAGGAGTGCTGAGCACTCTCGCTGAACTGC GAGGTTTGTTGCCAGAAGAGGTGTCGTCGCTCATATGCTCAGATAACGCGAGAAGCTTCAAGAGAGCGGAAAAGGAGTTGCGAGGTCTTTGGCAGTCAACAAGAACATCTGAAGTCAGCAGGTACCTTGGTCATCATAATATCACGTGGAGATACATCGTTCCTGGAGCTCCCTGGTGGGGAGGATGGTGGGAGAGGCTCGTAAGAACCGTCAAATCCTCCCTCCGGAAGGTTCTTGGCAAGGCTTGTTTGGAGATCGAGGCGCTTGAGACCCTGGTTACCGAAGTTGAATCTGTCGTCAACTCTAGGCCAATCACTTTCATAGACAACGATCCAGAGGAGTCAGAAGTCCTCAGCCCTTCGCACTTTCTTGTAGGCAAACGGGCCATCGCTTTACCGTCTCCGTCAGAAGACCCTAACACAAGCAGGTACACGCCTTCCAAGGACGCGCTAACACGCAAAATAATGCATCGTGAGGCTATGATGCAGCATTTCTGGGAGCGCTGGAAAAGGCATTACTTGTTGCAGCTCCGAGCAGCGCATCATTTCAAGTCATCGGAGTCGAAGCGGCTAAAAACAGGAGACATAGTCCTGCTTGAAAGTAAACTTCCTCGAAATATGTGGGATACTGGGAGAATTGTCAGGACATACCCTGGACAAGACGGCTGCGTGAGGTCGTGCCTTGTGAAGCACCAAAGCGGGAAAATGACAAAGACGGCTGTGCAACGCCTGTATTATCTCGAGATATAG
- the LOC135376728 gene encoding uncharacterized protein LOC135376728, with translation METLKAKRRSRRAQNTKIIREASALLATPNFTVEAVKSLKDRLEKSNTELDRINVQFEEFISGDEAASEFLAIAEYEDQAVGMLSALQAHYDRMCSQSNAGRTLEDGDSQNATSRRSELRLKGPKLPVLKMEPFDGDLSKWCTFWEQFEAMIHNNVNLTPSEKFHYLRHLTGSAASAIAGLPTTAACYEDALQLLKTRFGHLSQIRQTHLQKMRRLPFVKSIDDVKGLRNLYDHVEVHTRSLKTVAVQLASYASMLTDMLVQRLPQDLTIDYHRQRLITNSSQAATAAQPAATPASAPQSAEQDFKTLMNFLKIEVESRDNSFRSAENKSETTEGTYRKKQFNTPSASALYSASTSTPEGKKCLFCKKEHNTQICPRDITWE, from the coding sequence ATGGAGACCCTGAAGGCAAAGCGTCGATCTCGTAGAGCCCAGAACACCAAAATCATTCGTGAGGCAAGCGCTCTTCTGGCCACACCCAACTTCACAGTTGAGGCTGTTAAGTCTTTGAAGGACAGACTCGAGAAGAGCAATACTGAACTGGATCGAATCAACGTCCAGTTTGAAGAATTTATATCCGGAGATGAAGCCGCTTCAGAATTTCTCGCCATTGCCGAATACGAGGATCAAGCTGTGGGCATGTTATCAGCTTTGCAAGCACATTATGACAGGATGTGTTCCCAATCGAACGCTGGCCGCACCCTCGAGGATGGGGACAGCCAGAACGCCACGAGCCGTCGTTCCGAACTCAGGCTTAAGGGACCTAAATTGCCTGTCCTTAAGATGGAGCCATTTGATGGAGACCTCAGCAAATGGTGCACATTCTGGGAGCAATTTGAAGCGATGATTCACAACAACGTCAACCTCACTCCCTCTGAGAAGTTTCACTACTTGCGTCACTTGACTGGGTCAGCCGCGTCCGCTATTGCAGGATTGCCAACAACAGCTGCGTGTTACGAGGACGCTTTGCAACTTCTGAAGACACGATTTGGACACCTTAGTCAGATTCGTCAGACGCATCTCCAAAAAATGCGTCGTTTGCCCTTTGTTAAGTCCATCGACGACGTTAAGGGACTCCGAAACCTTTACGATCATGTGGAAGTACATACGAGAAGTCTCAAAACAGTTGCAGTCCAGCTGGCATCTTACGCATCCATGCTGACTGATATGCTCGTGCAACGTCTACCTCAAGACTTAACTATAGACTACCATCGTCAACGGCTTATCACCAATTCGTCACAAGCAGCAACGGCAGCACAGCCTGCGGCTACGCCCGCGTCAGCGCCTCAGTCTGCTGAGCAAGATTTTAAAACGCTGATGAACTTTCTCAAGATAGAAGTTGAAAGCCGTGACAATTCCTTTCGTTCGGCCGAAAATAAGTCCGAGACTACTGAAGGAACCTACAGGAAAAAGCAGTTTAACACTCCGTCAGCGTCCGCTTTGTATTCTGCGTCTACCTCAACCCCTGAGGGAAAGAAATGCCTCTTCTGCAAGAAAGAGCATAATACTCAGATTTGCCCGCGTGATATCACTTGGGAGTGA